Proteins from a genomic interval of Desulfofustis limnaeus:
- a CDS encoding thermonuclease family protein, which translates to MYKIDCPDGRKPFGKEAKKYTASLVARKSTQVTKLDSDKYCRMIGVATANGKRQ; encoded by the coding sequence TTGTATAAAATAGACTGCCCGGATGGCAGGAAACCCTTCGGAAAGGAAGCAAAGAAGTATACTGCAAGCCTGGTTGCACGGAAGAGTACTCAGGTCACAAAACTCGACAGTGATAAGTATTGTCGCATGATTGGTGTTGCGACAGCCAACGGCAAACGCCAATGA
- a CDS encoding IS5 family transposase: MTQFGLFDYHKRLSRIDKAGDPLIELNKVVDWEQFRVLINRALEKPRKSPAGAKGYDPILLFKILILQSLYNLSDEAMEYQILDRYSFSRFLGIREGSKVPDATTIFRFRDELAKAGVVELLFTQFDQFLREHGFRAQKGQIVDASIIRVPTQRNSREENEDIKAGTPITSWDEPKRRQKDTDARWTKKNGKAFFGYKNHVSIDVGHKFIRSYEVTDASVHDSQVFTELLDPENTSNDVWADSAYRSEESLQELAQQGFQEHLQLKGNRHRKLTDEERQANRTRSKIRSRVEHVFGVMAMRTGSTLMRGIGMVRIRAKIGLRNLAYNVSRFALLATA; this comes from the coding sequence ATGACACAATTCGGCCTCTTCGATTATCACAAGCGACTCTCCCGGATCGATAAAGCCGGTGATCCCCTGATCGAACTCAATAAGGTGGTTGATTGGGAACAGTTCCGTGTCCTCATCAACCGTGCACTTGAGAAACCGCGTAAATCTCCAGCCGGTGCCAAGGGCTACGACCCAATCCTGCTGTTCAAGATCCTGATTCTCCAGTCTTTGTACAATCTCTCCGACGAGGCCATGGAGTATCAGATCCTTGATCGCTATTCGTTTTCCCGGTTCCTTGGTATTCGTGAAGGTTCCAAGGTGCCCGATGCCACCACCATCTTCCGCTTCCGGGATGAACTGGCCAAAGCCGGCGTGGTGGAGCTGCTGTTTACCCAGTTCGATCAGTTCCTCCGTGAGCATGGCTTTCGTGCGCAAAAGGGCCAGATTGTCGATGCCTCCATTATCCGCGTTCCCACTCAGCGCAACAGCCGGGAAGAAAACGAAGATATCAAAGCCGGCACACCCATCACCTCATGGGACGAACCGAAACGCCGGCAAAAAGATACCGATGCCCGCTGGACCAAGAAGAACGGCAAAGCGTTCTTTGGCTACAAGAACCATGTCAGTATCGACGTCGGTCACAAGTTCATTCGCAGCTATGAGGTCACCGACGCCAGTGTCCATGACAGTCAAGTGTTTACCGAGCTGCTTGACCCGGAAAATACCAGTAATGACGTCTGGGCCGATTCTGCGTACCGTTCCGAAGAATCGTTGCAGGAGTTGGCACAACAAGGGTTTCAAGAACACCTGCAGCTCAAGGGCAACCGGCACCGAAAGCTGACCGACGAAGAGCGCCAGGCGAATCGGACCAGATCGAAGATCCGTAGCCGTGTCGAACATGTCTTCGGGGTGATGGCCATGCGTACCGGCAGTACACTGATGCGCGGGATTGGCATGGTCAGAATCAGGGCCAAGATCGGCTTGCGCAATTTGGCTTACAATGTGAGCCGTTTTGCACTGCTGGCCACCGCTTAA